The DNA window TCGCGGATCGACGACCGGCCGACTCGGGCAGGGGCGGGTCCGGCACCTGCGGCAACGCCAGCAGTAGCCTGACGTCGGCACGGGTTCGACCACTGAGACGTCAACAAGGAGTCCTGCCCATGATCAGGCTGGCTGACATCCGTAGCTACGCGATGGCGCTGCCGGAGGTCGTCGAGAAGCCGCACTTCCGGCTGCCCGGCTTCCGCGTCGCGGACAAGCTCCTCGCTCATCTGGAGAAGGGCGACGCGCACGCGATCATGTGTGTCGGGCAGGCGGAGGCCAGGACCGCGGCCGCGGCTCAGCCGGACATCTACGAGGAGGTGTGGCGCAACGGCCGGATCTTCGTCGGCCTCCGCGTCGACCTGGCCAAGGTCACCGAGGAGGGCATGCGGGAGCTGATCGAGCACGCCTGGCGCAACCGGGCGCCGAAGCGCCTGGTCGCCCTGCATGACAGCCGGTGACGGACCCGACCACGGCGTCCTGCGCGCCACCCACGAGGGGATTGGCTTGATGAAGAACGAGCGAGAGTCGGCGCCTGGCGTGGCGCACGACGGCGGGGAACCGACGGTACGACTGCGGCCGGTCGCCGAGGCCGACCTGGAGATGTTCCGGCGGTTCTGCACCGAGCCGGGGCTGATCGGGCTGGACTGGTCCGGCTTCCGCGACCCGGGTGCACCGGCACGGCGGTTCGCCGTGGACAACTGGCTGGGCGCCGACGACGGCCGGCTCATGGTCGAGGTCGAGCCGGAGGGGACCGCTGCCGGTATCGTCAGCTACCTGTCCGGGCGCTACAGCGGGTTGGCGTCGTACTGGGAGATCGGGATCGTCCTGCTGCCAGCGTGGCGCGGACGCGGCATCGGCTGGCGCGCCCAGGCGCTGCTCTGCGACTACCTGTTCCAGCACACCCCGGCGCAGCGCATCCAGGCCGGCACCCACCCGGAGAACGTCACCGAGCAGCGGTCGCTGGAAAAGGCCGGCTTCCAGCTCGAGGGCGTCGTGCGGGCCTGCGAGTTTCGGGCCGGGCGGTGGCGCGACGGGTACCTCTACAGCCGGCTGCGCGACGACCCGTCACCCTGGGACCGGCCGGGGGAGTGACGCCGGCTCAGGGGCCGGGCCGGGTTCAGGGGATGGGCCACTCGTGCACCGGGCGGTTGCTGTGCATCAGCGTCACGTAGTGCCGGACCACCTCGCGCAGCGCCGCCGGCCGGTCCAGGTGGTCGGCGGACTCCAGCCGGTGCAGCGTCTCCACCTGCCACGTCGCGCCGTTGCGGCCGGTCAGGCAGCGCTGCTCGATGATGCCGAGCAGCCGGTCGCGCTCGCCCGGATCCAGCCCCCACCGGTCCAGGCCGTGGTGCGCCAACGGCAGCAGCCGGCGCAGCACCAGCTCGGTGACCGGCAGGTAGCCGAGGCCGGGCCAGAAGACCTGCGCCTCGATGCCGTACCGGGCGCAGCTGGTGAAGTTCTCCTCGGCGGCGCTGAACGACATCTGCGACCACAACGGCCGGTCCGACTCGGCCAGGGCCCGGACCAGTCCGAAGTAGAAAGCGCCGTTCGCGATGGTGTCCAGTACGGTGGGCCCGGCGGGCAGCACCCGGTTCTCCACCCGCAGGTGCGGCCGGCCGCGCGACACGTCGTACACGGGCCGGTTCCACCGGTAGACGGTGCCGTTGTGCAGCCGCAGCTCGGCGAGGTTGGGCACCTCACCGGCGGCCAACGCCTGCGCCGGGTCCTCCGGGTCGCAGACCGGCAGCAGCGCCGGGAAGTAGCGGACGTTCTCCTCGAACAGGTCGAACACGTTGGTGATCCAGCGTTCGCCGAACCAGACCCGGGGCCGTACGCCCTGCGCCTTGATCTCCTCCGACCGGGTGTCGGTGGCCTGCTGGAACAGCGGGATGCGGGTCTCCCGCCACAGCTCCCGGCCGAAGAACAGCGGCGCGTTCGCGCCGAGGGCGACCTGGATGCCGGCGATCGCCTGGGCGGCGTTCCAGTAGTCGGCGAACTGGGCCGGGCTGACCTGGAGGTGGAACTGCGTGCTGGTGCAGGCCGCCTCCGGGGTGATCGTGTCGGCGGTGACCGCCAACCGTTCCACACCGCTGATGGCGATCGGCAGGTCCTCGCCCCGGGCGGCGAAGATCTGCTCGTTGAGCAGCGCGTACCGGGGGTTGTGCGAGAGCGTCTCGGCGGTCAGGTGCTCGGGGCGCAGCGTCGGCAGAATGCCGATCATGACCATGTGCGCGCCGATCGCGCGGGCCTTCTCCTCGGCGGCGTTGAGGCTGGCCCGCACGTGCTCCTCAAACTCGGCGGTGCCGGTGCCGGTCAGCCGGCGCGGCGCCACGTTGATCTCTATGTTGAACTGGCCCAGCTCGGTCTGGAAGCTCGGGTCGGCGATCGCCGCCAGCACGTCGGCGTTGCGCATCGCCGGCATCGACCCCTGGTCGACGAGGTTCAGCTCGATCTCCAGCCCCGTCAGCGGCCGGTCGATGTCGAACCGCGACTCGCGCAGCATCTCGGCGAAGACGTCCAGGCAACGGCGGACCTTGTCCCGGTAGCGGGCGCGGTCCTCCCGGCTGAAGGTCCGTACGCCGACATCCTCGCCCATGGTCACCACCCTGTCACCGCTGGTCCCCCTAACCTCGCACGTGTCGGGCGGGCGGGGAAGACCCGATGGGCCCTTCCTACCCAGCTGCGAGCTTGGTGATCCCTGTCGCGCCCGCGTGGTCCGCTCCGGTACGACCGGCCCGCACCGCTAACATTGCCGCCCGAGAGGTGGTGGCGTGGGAATGCGTGAGAAGGTGACCCGGCTCTTCGTCGCGGCGGCGATCGCTGAGGCGTGCTCGTGGTTGGCCCTGCTGGTCGGCATGGTGGTCAAGTACGGTCCGCCGGAGAACGAGCTGGGCGTCAAGATCTTCGGCCCGATCCACGGCGGCCTGTTCATCGCGTACATCCTCCTGGTGCTGGCGGTGGCCCGGCTGCACCGGTGGAGCCTGCTGGCCACGGTCGTGGCGCTGGCGTGCGCGGTGCCGCCGTTCGCCACCCTGGCCTACGAGCGCTGGGCCCGCCGTCGGGGCATGCTCGACACCGCCGGCCGACCGGCCCGCGAGCCCGCCCCGGTCGGCTGAGCAGCAGCACCACAGGCGAGCCGGAGCCGCCGTGGCGCACGCACAGGCGTACCGGGCGGACGTCGATCTCGTCGAGGGTGAATCCGGGAAACATGCCGGTGCCCGTTTCCACCCCGCCAGGCGCGGAAACCCGGACCCGGCCGGTCAGGTCAGCGCGGACCAGACCGCGACGCCGGCGAGCAGCAGCGCCCCCAGCATCGCCTGCAACAGCAGCGGCGGGCCGAGATGCGACCAGAGCGTCGCGGTACGCGGGGTGAGCAGCTGCCCGGTGGTGAGGTTCACGATCCGCTCGATCCGGGGCGGCAGCTCCGGGTCGCGTTGCGGACGCAGGGTGAGCTGCACCTGGTCGGCCGGGTGCAGGGCGCTCTGCGGCAGGTGGCCGTGCAGCTCCACCTCGCAGAGCTGGCCGGCGGTGTTGCGCAGCCGCACCGGGGTGACCAGGTACTCCGGGCCCTGCTTCAGCTCCTTCCAGCGCCGCCGGGTGCCGCCGCCCCCGGCGGAGAAG is part of the Micromonospora cremea genome and encodes:
- a CDS encoding MmcQ/YjbR family DNA-binding protein, with product MIRLADIRSYAMALPEVVEKPHFRLPGFRVADKLLAHLEKGDAHAIMCVGQAEARTAAAAQPDIYEEVWRNGRIFVGLRVDLAKVTEEGMRELIEHAWRNRAPKRLVALHDSR
- a CDS encoding GNAT family N-acetyltransferase; this encodes MKNERESAPGVAHDGGEPTVRLRPVAEADLEMFRRFCTEPGLIGLDWSGFRDPGAPARRFAVDNWLGADDGRLMVEVEPEGTAAGIVSYLSGRYSGLASYWEIGIVLLPAWRGRGIGWRAQALLCDYLFQHTPAQRIQAGTHPENVTEQRSLEKAGFQLEGVVRACEFRAGRWRDGYLYSRLRDDPSPWDRPGE
- a CDS encoding glutamate--cysteine ligase; this translates as MGEDVGVRTFSREDRARYRDKVRRCLDVFAEMLRESRFDIDRPLTGLEIELNLVDQGSMPAMRNADVLAAIADPSFQTELGQFNIEINVAPRRLTGTGTAEFEEHVRASLNAAEEKARAIGAHMVMIGILPTLRPEHLTAETLSHNPRYALLNEQIFAARGEDLPIAISGVERLAVTADTITPEAACTSTQFHLQVSPAQFADYWNAAQAIAGIQVALGANAPLFFGRELWRETRIPLFQQATDTRSEEIKAQGVRPRVWFGERWITNVFDLFEENVRYFPALLPVCDPEDPAQALAAGEVPNLAELRLHNGTVYRWNRPVYDVSRGRPHLRVENRVLPAGPTVLDTIANGAFYFGLVRALAESDRPLWSQMSFSAAEENFTSCARYGIEAQVFWPGLGYLPVTELVLRRLLPLAHHGLDRWGLDPGERDRLLGIIEQRCLTGRNGATWQVETLHRLESADHLDRPAALREVVRHYVTLMHSNRPVHEWPIP
- a CDS encoding DUF3817 domain-containing protein produces the protein MREKVTRLFVAAAIAEACSWLALLVGMVVKYGPPENELGVKIFGPIHGGLFIAYILLVLAVARLHRWSLLATVVALACAVPPFATLAYERWARRRGMLDTAGRPAREPAPVG